The Magnolia sinica isolate HGM2019 chromosome 10, MsV1, whole genome shotgun sequence genome includes a window with the following:
- the LOC131217420 gene encoding blue copper protein 1a-like produces the protein MVSKQTYAVVVVIVVVLPSVALAKEYVVGDDYGWTIVYDYEAWAAGKDFRVGDKLIFNYEPGFHNVYKVSGAAAFRDCTVSLANVPLTSGNDVITLETPGRKWYICGMDRHCEKGRQKLAITVNDTLVSVLPPPGPPSSANGIVATRYQALMVGIAAIVLMIMV, from the exons ATGGTTTCTAAGCAAACGTATGCTGTTGTTGTGGTCATCGTTGTTGTCCTTCCATCAGTAGCTTTGGCCAAAGAATATGTGGTCGGTGATGACTACGGGTGGACCATCGTATACGATTATGAAGCCTGGGCTGCTGGCAAAGATTTCAGGGTCGGGGATAAGCTCA TTTTTAATTACGAGCCCGGATTTCACAATGTCTACAAGGTCAGTGGGGCTGCTGCCTTCAGGGACTGCACTGTGTCGCTAGCGAACGTGCCTCTCACCTCCGGAAATGACGTAATCACCCTTGAAACCCCCGGCAGGAAGTGGTACATATGTGGAATGGACAGGCACTGTGAGAAAGGCCGCCAGAAACTTGCGATCACCGTCAACGACACGCTAGTCTCAGTTTTGCCACCTCCAGGACCTCCTAGTTCGGCAAATGGGATCGTGGCAACAAGATATCAGGCCTTGATGGTCGGCATAGCTGCCATTGTGTTGATGATTATGGTTTGA